One part of the Lycium ferocissimum isolate CSIRO_LF1 chromosome 8, AGI_CSIRO_Lferr_CH_V1, whole genome shotgun sequence genome encodes these proteins:
- the LOC132066679 gene encoding CLAVATA3/ESR (CLE)-related protein 25, translating to MDNIRKFSKGLLGFLVLLGFVWLVLVGVFENGGTRLIKNSKLMKTHKRSSVHPKIEFNFVSKRRVPNGPDPIHNRRARSSRRPPGQASKGKLNIKP from the exons ATGGATAATATTAGAAAGTTCTCTAAGGGGTTGTTGGGGTTTTTGGTGCTTCTAGGATTTGTTTGGTTAGTGTTGGTTGGAGTATTTGAAAATGGAGGAACAAGGCTTATAAAGAATAGCAAACTTATGAAAACACACAAGAGAAGTAGCGTTCATCCAAAGATAGAGTTCAACTTCGTGAGTAAAAGAAGAGTTCCTAATGGTCCTGACCCAATCCACAACAG AAGAGCGAGGAGTTCTCGTCGGCCACCAGGTCAAGCTTCCAAAGGAAAGCTCAACATTAAGCCATGA
- the LOC132066096 gene encoding uncharacterized protein LOC132066096: protein MKDRSGLVCVRYWRKMKKVKLLEQFENELPLRKDQALMFSNNFHTKEKMSFQRLLALTKYKTLSAISLESELRSHDKTMSLHLIQAFRSDESDVGTTRCIN from the exons ATGAAGGATAGATCAGGCCTTGTATGTGTGAG ATActggagaaagatgaagaaagtcAAACTCTTGGAGCAATTCGAGAATGAACTTCCTTTGAGAAAGGATCAGGCCTTGATGTTCTCGAACAACTTCCATACTAAGGAAAAAAT GTCTTTCCAGAGGCTTTTGGCACTGACTAAGTACAAGACACTTTCAGCAATCTCCTTAGAGAGTGAATTAAGGAGCCATGACAAAACCATGTCATTACATTTGATCCAAGCTTTCAGAAGTGATGAATCAGATGTAGGAACGACCCGATGCATAAATTGA
- the LOC132067440 gene encoding disease resistance protein RUN1-like: MIVAPFVVGIDYSLEELIRLLDVKRNGVKILGLHGIAGVGKTTLSKALYNKLACHFTHRTFILNAKEIATQQGIVSLQKKIIQGLFPSKPFSFSPNNAHDGRVKFRRMLQQTRILLVLDDVDYVSDDVNILEALIGGKNWFFEGSRVVISTRNREVLLEDIVNETFEVRELGDTDSLKLFSYHAFKRREPSPPFHNISRQIVSITGRLPLALEVFGSFLFDKRSEEEWLDALEKLKQIRLPRLQDILKISYDGLDDEEKCIFLDVACLFLDQLDKKVEDVIDVMKGCGFRARIAFDTLTARSLIKVIDGGDLWMHDQIRDMGRQIVRQEGLFNPGNRSRLWDVADVLSVLQGRKGTQHIQGIILNQQHKSSKIKSTKAITREQFQQAPSLSSALAYIKELYKQQFQNDAKETNELVLKTEVFDPIVNLRLLQFDNVKLEGNLGKLPSSLKWLQWKRCNLSSYYSNDYPSELAVLDLSESQIERIGSREWTWSRKKAANKLKVMNLSDCHKITAIPDLSMHKALEKLIAERCSALQRIHRAIGNLKTLCHLNLRDCRNLVEFPSEVSGLKNLEKLILSGCSRLKQLPEDIGKMKSLQELLLDGTAIEKLPQSIFRLTKLERLSLNNCHSFKRLPRLLGNLSALKELSLNGSAVEEVPDSIEHLQKLHTLSLIWCGSLAAIPNSVGKVKSLANLWLYGSAIEIMPDSIGSLYYLRSLSLGKCQYLTALPVSIKGLSSLVELQIDNVPIRSLPDHVGALHSLKTLEIRNCAHLGSLPHSIGELLALRTMTITRNDAIMELPESVGKLQNLVILRLTKCKRLCKLPSSVGELKNLVHLLMEETAVTVLPESFGMLSSLMILRMGKKPFCQVLQSTEITGSATYAETGTAPIVLPASFSELSLLKELDAHAWRIVGKIPDDFEKLSYLEIINLGHNDFSHLPSSLKGLHFLKKLLIPHCKQLKALPPLPSNLLEIDAANCGSLESIHEISELKFLRELNLANCMSLVDIQGVECLKSLKMLHMAGCNVSCASIVGSRFDKVAVKNLDNFSIPGTEIPSWFTPSEVHFSRHENNEIKAVIIAIVVSVDCAEPDNLRDELPVIPNIFAKIVRANRPVDTTGMYLKGVPTTPEYQVYLCRYQDYHPLVSILEDGDIIQVGLGNLPITGIELKKCGIHLVYECDDDYEGNEESLDESQQSVSERLTRFYGASDRESNIFSSDSAQEDGEGERTQSFFSFVKEIFCALKYLLFRRFSTHERGFFI; the protein is encoded by the exons ATGATTGTAGCTCCAtttgttgttggaattgattACAGTCTAGAAGAACTAATAAGGCTGTTGGATGTCAAGCGCAACGGTGTCAAAATCTTGGGGTTGCATGGAATAGCAGGAGTTGGTAAAACAACTCTGTCTAAGGCTCTTTACAATAAACTTGCTTGTCATTTTACACACAGGACTTTTATCTTGAATGCTAAGGAAATAGCAACTCAACAAGGCATTGTGTCCCTTCAGAAGAAAATCATACAGGGTCTGTTCCCTAGCAAGCCGTTCTCCTTCTCCCCTAATAATGCACATGACGGAAGAGTAAAATTCAGGCGAATGCTGCAACAAACGCGCATTCTGCTGGTCTTAGATGATGTTGATTATGTAAGTGATGACGTAAACATACTAGAGGCACTAATTGGAGGAAAAAATTGGTTTTTTGAAGGAAGCAGGGTTGTCATTAGTACTAGAAACAGAGAAGTTTTGCTAGAAGACATCGTTAACGAGACGTTTGAGGTGAGAGAATTGGGTGATACTGACTCACTAAAACTATTCAGTTACCACGCATTTAAAAGACGGGAGCCATCTCCACCTTTTCATAATATATCCAGGCAAATTGTCTCAATCACTGGAAGGCTACCATTGGCTCTTGAAGTTTTTGGTTCTTTCTTGTTTGATAAAAGAAGCGAGGAGGAATGGTTAGATGCTCTAGAAAAGCTAAAGCAAATTCGCTTACCCCGTCTTCAAGATATCTTGAAGATAAGTTACGATGGACTTGATGATGAAGAGAAGTGTATATTTCTGGATGTTGCATGTTTATTTCTTGATCAACTAGataagaaagtagaagatgtaATTGATGTGATGAAAGGATGTGGTTTTAGAGCCAGGATTGCATTTGACACATTAACCGCTAGATCATTGATTAAGGTGATTGATGGTGGGGACTTGTGGATGCATGACCAGATAAGAGATATGGGAAGACAAATTGTTAGGCAAGAAGGCCTTTTCAATCCTGGAAATCGCAGCAGGCTCTGGGATGTTGCTGATGTTTTGAGTGTGTTACAAGGAAGGAAG GGGACACAGCACATCCAAGGGATCATCCTGAATCAGCAGCATAAGTCATCAAAGATCAAAAGCACCAAGGCAATTACCAGAGAGCAATTTCAACAAGCGCCCAGTCTCAGTTCTGCTTTAGCTTACATTAAAGAGTTATACAAACAACAATTTCAGAATGATGCAAAAGAAACCAATGAGTTGGTATTGAAGACTGAAGTATTTGATCCAATAGTTAATCTGCGGCTGCTCCAATTCGATAATGTGAAACTAGAAGGAAATTTGGGGAAGTTACCTTCTTCACTAAAATGGCTCCAGTGGAAAAGATGCAATCTTTCAAGTTATTATTCTAATGATTATCCAAGTGAACTTGCCGTACTTGATCTCTCAGAGAGCCAAATAGAGAGGATTGGAAGCCGGGAATGGACCTGGAGTCGAAAAAAG GCGGCCAACAAATTGAAAGTTATGAATCTCTCTGATTGTCATAAAATAACAGCTATTCCTGATTTATCCATGCATAAAGCACTGGAAAAGTTGATAGCTGAGCGCTGCAGTGCATTGCAAAGGATTCACAGAGCAATCGGGAATCTGAAAACTTTATGTCATTTAAATCTAAGAGATTGCCGCAACCTTGTTGAATTTCCAAGTGAGGTCTCTGGGCTGAAAAATCTTGAAAAGCTGATACTCTCGGGTTGCTCGAGATTGAAACAGCTACCTGAAGATATAGGCAAGATGAAATCTTTACAAGAGCTTCTATTAGATGGGACTGCTATAGAGAAGTTGCCTCAAAGTATATTTCGCTTAACAAAACTTGAAAGGTTAAGCTTAAACAACTGCCACTCATTCAAACGACTTCCCCGGTTATTAGGAAATTTAAGTGCTTTGAAGGAACTTTCTCTTAATGGTTCTGCTGTGGAAGAAGTACCGGATTCTATTGAGCATTTGCAGAAGCTTCATACACTAAGCTTAATATGGTGTGGATCACTTGCTGCTATTCCCAATTCTGTTGGCAAGGTCAAATCTTTAGCAAATCTCTGGCTTTATGGCAGTGCGATAGAAATTATGCCAGATTCTATTGGTTCTCTATATTATCTTAGGTCCTTATCGCTTGGAAAGTGTCAATATTTGACTGCGTTGCCTGTTTCAATTAAAGGATTGTCTTCTTTGGTTGAGCTTCAAATAGATAACGTGCCAATCCGTAGTCTTCCAGATCATGTTGGAGCCCTTCATTCACTGAAGACTCTTGAAATAAGGAATTGTGCGCACCTTGGCTCGCTTCCTCACTCCATTGGAGAATTGTTAGCTCTTAGAACAATGACTATTACTAGAAATGATGCTATCATGGAGCTGCCAGAATCAGTTGGGAAGTTGCAGAATCTTGTCATATTGAGATTGACCAAATGTAAGCGACTGTGCAAACTGCCATCTTCTGTTGGAGAACTGAAGAACTTAGTACACTTGCTAATGGAGGAGACTGCAGTAACAGTATTACCTGAATCTTTTGGGATGCTATCGAGCTTAATGATTCTTAGGATGGGAAAGAAGCCTTTCTGCCAG GTACTACAAAGTACTGAAATCACAGGGTCAGCTACCTATGCAGAAACGGGAACAGCACCTATTGTGCTTCCTGCATCTTTCTCAGAGCTATCCTTGTTAAAAGAACTTGATGCACATGCGTGGAGAATAGTTGGGAAAATACCTGATGATTTTGAGAAACTATCATATTTGGAGATCATCAATCTTGGTCACAATGATTTTTCCCATCTGCCATCTAGTCTGAAAGGACTACATTTCTTGAAAAAGCTTCTTATTCCCCATTGCAAACAGCTGAAAGCTCTTCCTCCTCTTCCCTCAAATTTGCTCGAGATAGACGCTGCAAACTGTGGATCACTAGAAAGTATACATGAAATATCAGAGTTAAAGTTCTTGCGCGAGCTAAACCTTGCGAATTGCATGAGTTTGGTAGACATCCAAGGTGTTGAATGCTTGAAATCCTTAAAGATGCTACATATGGCTGGATGCAATGTCTCTTGTGCCTCTATTGTTGGAAGCAGATTTGATAAG GTTGCTGTGAAGAACTTGGATAATTTTAGTATTCCAGGCACTGAAATCCCTAGTTGGTTTACTCCAAGCGAGGTGCATTTCTCAAGGCACGAAAACAATGAAATCAAAGCAGTGATTATTGCCATAGTTGTTTCTGTGGACTGTGCTGAACCAGATAATTTGAGGGATGAATTGCCCGTAATACCTAATATCTTTGCAAAAATCGTTAGAGCAAATAGACCAGTAGATACTACTGGCATGTACTTAAAAGGAGTCCCTACTACGCCCGAGTATCAAGTTTATTTATGCAGGTATCAAGATTATCATCCATTAGTGTCTATACTCGAAGATGGCGATATCATACAGGTTGGCTTGGGCAACTTACCCATTACAGGGATTGAACTGAAGAAATGTGGGATACATTTAGTTTATGaatgtgatgatgattatgaaggtAATGAAGAATCATTGGATGAAAGCCAACAATCTGTATCAGAAAGGTTAACACGGTTTTATGGGGCCTCTGACAGAGAGAGCAATATCTTCAGCTCGGACTCAGCTCAAGAAGATGGGGAAGGGGAAAGAACACAGAGCTTTTTTAGCTTTGTCAAGGAGATTTTCTGTGCTTTAAAGTACCTTCTCTTTAGGAGGTTTTCAACCCATGAGCGTGGATTCTTCATTTAA
- the LOC132067441 gene encoding disease resistance protein RPV1-like — protein MEEIEQNAITPSLTSLRLNYDVFLSFRGEDTRENITNNLYNALYSQGIRVFRDSEGLSQGDEIAPGLMEAINDSAAAIAIISPKYASSRWCLEELATIYELGKLVLPVFYRVDPSDVRRQKGPFMVDFENLEARFGVEKAVRWRNAMERVGGISGWVYDNRYY, from the coding sequence ATGGAGGAAATCGAGCAGAACGCCATCACACCTTCACTCACATCATTAAGGTTAAATTACGATGTGTTCCTAAGTTTTAGAGGTGAAGATACTCGAGAAAACAtcacaaataacttatacaatGCGTTATACTCACAAGGCATTCGAGTTTTCCGTGACAGTGAAGGATTAAGTCAGGGCGATGAGATCGCACCAGGTTTAATGGAGGCGATTAACGATTCAGCTGCTGCGATTGCTATTATTTCTCCTAAATATGCTTCGTCTAGATGGTGTCTTGAAGAATTAGCAACAATCTATGAGTTGGGTAAACTTGTTTTGCCTGTTTTCTACCGGGTTGACCCGTCTGATGTGAGGAGACAGAAAGGGCCATTTATGGTTGATTTTGAGAATTTAGAAGCAAGATTTGGAGTTGAAAAGGCTGTGAGATGGAGAAATGCTATGGAAAGAGTTGGTGGGATTTCTGGTTGGGTTTACGATAATAGGTACTATTAA